Genomic DNA from Vanrija pseudolonga chromosome 3, complete sequence:
GGGCGTGGGGCTTGGgaagggcgggcggggcgggggcggagcggcggcaacgacgagccCAACTGACCTCGCAGCGTACACCACCACGGCCTACTCAATCTCGGAGGAGTCAATGTGTCGCGACCTGGGGTGCAACAATCTGCAGTTCGCCTCCGGCATCGCGCTCTACGCCTGGGGGTTCGGCATCGCACCGCTgatgctcgcgccgctgtctGAGGAGTTTGGCCGCAGGTGGACGTACGCGACCGCGTGcttcctcttcttcatcCTGCACCTCATGATGTCGCTGTAAGTGGCACGGCCACGGGCTGGCGTCAGGCAGCTGACACGCACAGTGCCAAGAACATGGCGACGGTCCTCATCGCGCGCTTCATCATCGGCTGTGCTGGCTCAGTCGGCGCCACACTCGTCGGCGGTACCATCTCGGACATCTTCATCCCTGCGCACCGCGGCCTCCCAATGGCCATGTTCGGCTTCTGCGCCGTCTTCGGCACGGGCTTTGGCGCGGTCACCATGGCgtgggtcgaggtcgagcagcactTGGGCTGGCGGTGGATCCAGTGGATCCAGTTCAGTGAGTAGTGCCCACGGGCCGGGCTGGAGGCGGCGAGCAGAGCTAACACCCCAGTCATTCTCGGCGCCTTCTTTCCCGTCTGCCTGGTCGTCATGCGCGAGACGCGCGCGACCGTCATcctgcgccgacgagccgccaagctgcgcaaggagcgcggccTGTCCGACGGCGGACGATatctcgcccgcgccgagatcgacaaGGTCAAGTTCGTCACGGCGATGGGGCAGAGCATGACCCGCCCGCTCGTGTTTCTGGCGACAGAGCCCATCGTGACCTTCTTCTCGCTGTGGATCGCGCTCGGCTGGGGCGTGTTCTACACGCAGATCGCGGGCATCCCTTACACCTACCGCAAGCTGCACGGCTTCAGCACCACGCAGGTTGGCCTCGTCTACCTGTGTATCTGTATCGGTGCGATCATCGGCTTTGCAGGCAACTTTATCCAAGAGGCAATCTACCGCAAGCGCGCGGCcaagcgcggcgtcgaggcacGGCTCTACGCCCCGATGGTGTGCGGCGTGCTATTCGCCGTCGGTTGCTACATCAACGGCTTCACCTCCATCCCCAGCGTGCACTGGATCGCCCCATGCATCGGACTGACCTGCGTCcttggtgagtgtggcgaaAAGGAACACGTGGAAgtggcgcgaggaggcccgTGCGGCCGCCACACACGCGCCACACCGGGTGACCTCggacaacctcgacctcccctCCTCTTTGTCTACCTCTTCTGCCTCTTCTAACACTCGCATTTAGCTGCAATTCTGATCATCTACATAACTTCATTTACCTACCTCTCTGAGTGTTACGGCGTCTACGCCTCGTCCGCGATCGCGGGGCAGAGCTTTGCGCGCAATGTCATGGGCGGCGCCTTTAGTTTTTTAACCGCTCCCGTCAGTCTACCCACGTCAGCAGGGCCTGTGCGCCTCGCTTGGCGCCGACCCTCGCCCCCTTCGTCGTGCGCCGCTGACACACTGCAGATGTTCAACCGGCTCACGGTACGCTGGTCGCTGGTCATGATGGGCGGGTTCGCGACGCTGCTTGCGGCCGTCCCGTTCGTGGCGTTTGTGTGGGGCCCGCAGatccgcgcgcgctcgcgatACTCCAAGATGCTCATGGcgcaggagcgcgagcagctcgacaaggagcggcgcgcgagggtgTCCCGCGGGCTCGAcgtgcacgacgccgaggacctcgaggggGACGCgaacgagcgcggcgagcacgagctcgacgagggccaGGCCAACGCGCTGCATCTCGTGCCGTCGGTCGCGGAGAAGATTGTCTAGGCGTATCCAGCAGCGTGTCCAGGCTGCTGCAGACCACTATAGAGATAGATCGGACATGTATCTGTACCActgggcggggggagggaggatgAGGGCAGCGGCTCTGGGTGTGCCACACTGGTGCCACATCTGCAAGGCCACAAGTGCCACGCTGTGTCAGTGTGCGCTGTCTGCGCGGTAGCCTGTGTTTTGGCGCGTTCAGACAGTGCAGTTCACACTCCCACCGATGCAGCTGTGCCACTGGCAGCATGTGAGTTGTGAGCGAGGCCAGCTGGGCCACACCCCCGTCCATGACAAGAGTCCCGCCAGTGCCACACCCGCCGCAATGAAATCTATGCTGCATCAATGTActgcgtcgtgtcgtcgccgtcaccgtcaTCGCCTCAGTCCTGAGCGGCAGGGAGGAGCGGGGtacgctcgtcggcggcgctaCCACCTTCTCGCTCGTCtcccgcccgctcggcgcgctcgctgcgctcgcgctcaccccGTCAGACCTTCTTGCCCGCCTGGGCCTTTTTCCGTGCCTCGGCCGCAGACACCTTGGCAAAGAAGGCGCCGATgcccgccaggccgaggaggagcagcagcgcggggCCGCGGGTCGCCCACTCGCGCGGGGGGAAGGCGGCGTGCAGGCCCGAGTCGGGGGAGACGAAGggctgggtgtgggtgttAGCTGGCACGAGTAAGGCGAGtgcggcggggcgcgggaCGACAGGAATGAGAGGGAGCGAGCATgcaggccgtcgtcgtgtcgagctcgccggctcCCACGGGTTGCCAGCCATCTCTGCGGCGTGGATttgcgcggcgccggccgccatTGGGGCCGAGAGACGATCCACGCCGAGAGGAgctccgacgccggcgtgcccgccTCCATCCCCTCCATTCCTTCTTTGTCgtgccgccccgcgccgaggtgtCGCGCCCCAACAACAACTCACGAGGAACAGCGCCCAGGTCGTGTAGTAGACAAACACAaaggcagcgacgccgagcatcGCCCCGCCGAGAAGCTTGTCCGAAGCGCCCTGCGACGTGAGCTTGTGCTGATAAACCGCCTCCTTCCAGCACCCACCATGCTAGCTTGTTatttgttgttgttgttgtttcGAGGCGCAGTGGACAGAATGGTGAGAGCCTTGGCCAACCTCCACGCTCGCTTGAGCGTGGCTCGGTCGTCGCGTGGAggtggcgcgcgccgtcgcgtggCATGCATGACGTGACATGTAACTTTGTATGATCCGCCCTTGTAAGCTGACCTTTGTTGCATTACGGCCCCCGGGATCCACGGGGTGGCTGAGTGGGTGcatgggtgggtggtcgaTGGCCGGTGTCCGGGTTCAACTGCACTCACCTTagccggcgaggcgcgagccAAGTTTCCCAAAGTGGAAATTGTTACGACCTGTTTGCACTGTCCTCGTTGTGGTTGGGTGAGAGCGCGTTGCATGACGCCGGCTATTAGACACTCCTCTGACATTCGCCTTCACACTAGATCGCACCACGCACActgctgcaccaccaccaccacgtcgCAGTTCTTTTAAATCATCTGCACGCACGCTAGCCCTCCCCCTTCCTCTTCTCTCTCTCATCACAAATCACTACGTGTCTGTTCAAGGCTACCCTCTTGTGATACCAACAGTCTCAAAGGTACGTTCTGTCGCAgtgacgccgcgcgcatcaGCACAGCAACCTCGGACGCCAGCTCACACTTTGTTCCCACGCAGTTAATAGCATCTTCCCTTTCACCGTTGTAGTAGCACAAAACACCACCCAACATGTCCAACGCAAaggtcatcgtcgtcggcggcggtctcTCGGGCCTCTCGGCCGCCCACaccgtccttgagcgcggtGGCAACGTCGTGAGTAGTAGCTGCTTGGTTGGGCCTCTCAACCAAGGCGACAAGAAGAACGTGGCGCGGGAAAGTGCCTAGCATCCCCGCGCCACGCCTCTTGCGCCTACACACCGCTGCAGAACCGCTTGCTGACCCTCGCCtcccagctcctccttgacaaGAACAGCTTCATGGGTGTAAGTGTCGCCGCTCCCTCGGCAATCGCATCTTGCCGCGATTGCCGCTGCCGCACCACTTGCCCAACTCGTGCTGATCGCCACAGGGCAACTCGACCAAGGCCACCTCTGGTATCAACGGTGCCAACACCCAGGCCCAGCAGGTGAGTAGTAGCAAAGCAACGAGCAACCAACGGTCGCTTACACCGCCCACAGGAGCTCGGCATCCCCGACACCGCTGCCAAGTTCTTCGCCGACACCAAGAAGTCGGCCCGTGACCTtgcccgcgacgacctcatcCACGTCCTCACCCACCGCTcgggcgacgccgtcaactggctcgtcgagcgcttcggcctcgacctctccAAGGTCTCGCGTCTCGGTGGCCACTCGGAGCCCCGTACCCACCGTGGTGGTGCCCAGTTCCCCGGCATGACCATCACCTACGCTCTCATGGAGAAGTTTGAGGAGATTGCCGCCGCTCACCCCGAGCGCGCCGTTGTCCACAAGAAGGCCAACGTCAAGAAGCtcatcaaggagggcgaccaggtcgtcggtgtcgagTACGAGCACAAGGGCCAGACCCACACCGAGCACGGtgttgtcgtcctcgccactGGTGGTTACGCCGCCGACTTCACCGAGGACTCGCTCCTCAAGAAGTACCGCCCCGAGTACTACgacctccccaccaccaacgGTGACCACTGCACTGGTGACGGCCACAAGATGGCcatggccgtcggcgccaagggcATTGACCTCGAGAAGGTCCAGGTTCACCCCACTGGTCTCGTTGACCCCAACGAgcccgacgccaaggtcaagttccttgccgccgaggccctccGTGGTGTCGGTGGTCTCCTCATCGACAACACTGGTAACCGtttcgtcgacgagctccagcACCGTGACTACGTCACCAACAAGATGTGGGAGAACAACAAGTTCCctgtccgcctcgtcctcaaccCCACCTCGTCCAAGGAGATTGAGTGGCACATCAAGCACTACGTTGGCCGTGGCCTCATGAAGCACTACAAGAACGGCCGTGACCTCGCCAAGGACATTGGTGTCAGCCCCGACGTTCTCAAGAAGACCTTTGACGACCACAACCGCTACGCCAAGAACCCCGGCTCGGACCCCTTCGGCAAGAAGTTCTTCTCGGGCGGCGAGTTCAACCTCGACCAGGAGTTCAACGTTGCCCTCATGACCCCCGTCCTCCACTACACCATGGGTGGTCTCGAGATTGGCACCGACGCTGCCGTCCACGGCGACAACGCCAAGGCCATCCCCGGTCTCTTCGCCTGCGGTGAGCTTGCCGGTGGTGTCCACGGTGCCAACCGTCTCGGTGGTTCGTCGCTCCTCGGCTGTGTCGTCTtcggccgtgtcgccggTGACTCTGCCTCGTCGTTCCTCCTCCACGAGCTCACCAACGACCGTGCCGCTGGCCGTCTCGCCACTGTCGGCAACCACATCCTCGAGACCAAGATCCGCGTCTCGCCCGACTCCAAGGCCGTCAACCTCGAGTTCTCGTGgggtggtgccggcggtgctTCCGTCTCGGCTCCcgctcctgccgccgccccggccgccgctgctgctcccgctgccgctgctgcccccgctgctgctgccgcccccgccgctgcccccgcccccaagTCGGGCGAGTacaccgccgaggaggttgccAAGCACAACAAGCCCACCGACTGCTGGGTCATCATTGACGAtgaggtcctcgacgtcacCGACTTCCTCCAGGACCACCCCGGTGGTGCCAAGGCCATCCTGTTGTACGCTGGCCGTGACGCCACTGAGGAGTTTGACATGATCCACCCCAAGGACGTCATCAAGAAGTACGCTCCCGAGTCCATTATTGGCAAGCTCAAGAAGTAGATGCTTGATTAGTGTCGGGGTGTGTTTTGGTTGTAGCCTGAACTTGTGTATGAACCCAATCCGAAGTGCGAGTAGCGAGGTTGAGTGTGTGTGCGCAGCCCAGCCGCGTTGCCGTTGGTggcacgagcgagccgagTTGGGGACCACGGCGCTCCGTGGTCTCCGGGCATCGTCTCATGGTCGCTGCTTCAATGGTCCTCGGTCAAGTCCATCACTGGCCGATCTTCGAGTCATCACTGCATCGTAAGATGATGCCAAGGACGACCACCGACGTCAGAGGACGAGTCGACTTGAGGCGCGTCGAATGCCGAGCCGGGTAACTGCAACCTGCATCGAGCCGCGCAAGTCACGTGCGCCACATGGAATTGTTATTTTCGCTGGGCCGATTGGACTGAGATTGTCGTTGGCCTTAGCCGCGGGCATCAGCTCGGCAGTGACAATCTCGGAATTTTGAAACTGCTCTGTAActctcacacacacacaactaGCATGCTCCGCGGCCCAATATCGCGAGCGTGGCGCACACCGCAGcaggtgcgcgccgcccgcctcggccccaTCGCCGCAAGCTTCTCGACCTCGCACACTGCCGCGGCGCAAGCATACCGgacggagaaggaggcgacgtcgagcggcgacAACGAGCCGCTGCGCGGCACCGTGGTTCCGCGCCTCGAGATCCCGACGTTTGACGACTCGTTCGAGGCGCTCATCGCTgatgtcggcgacggccccgtgcgccgcctgccccgcGGCAAGCTGAGCAAGGCGCGCATCAAGGAGATCAACGAcgcgcagcaggccgaggtggcggcgcagcagcagcagcgcgggATCGCGGAGCTGGCTCTGGCTCAGCCGGCGGGCTCGTCCGAGCTCAACGGCCGAGAGGAACGcctctcgcccgccgcgcttctcggcACAAAGCGTATCGGCATGGTCACGCTGCCGGAGCCGCTTGTGGAGGCCATCACGGACGAGATCTACGGTGCGTTGTATGTGGTGTGGCGACGCTGACGGCGACAGGCCTCGAATCGCCAAAGTTTGTGCGCACCGCgttcctcgacctcctggaGAAGCCCAAGTTCAAGGACCAGTCGCCAGCCAAGAACTCGGTCTCACACTCGGTAGCCAAGGCTTCGGCGTTCCTGCCTGGCCAGTACGCGGCTGTGTACAATGTGCTGTATGAGCTGCGGCAGCGTATCGGCGCGGACAAGTTTGCCGAGGCGTCGTTCCTCGAggtgtcgagcgcgctgtCCCCGGGCctgtggtgagtgtggcgcgGGGTTGGGTGGCGAGGTAGCTAACAGGTTAGGGCCACCGCCGAGGTGTTCGGTGCCGACTCGACCGCGGCCTACACTGTCGTGCACAAGACTcgccacggcctcgacctcatTCGCAAGTTCGCCGACGCCTACCTCCCCACTGCAGAGGTCATGAACTATGTGCGCGACCCGAACCAAGTCCACGGGTACAACCCGACGGTCGCCATGTCAACATTCCACCTCACGACGCTACCCAAGCCTGCAGCTCGGAAAACGCACTTGGAAAGACTGCTCGAGACGGGCGCGGACCATATCGTActcgtcgacaaggccaacCCCGAGGGCTGGGCCGCCATgtccgaggcgcgcgagttCCTCCTCCAGCAgtcgagcgccgactcgccccTACACATCACCGCACCGTGCCCCCACGAGAACGCGtgcccgctcgtcggcggccgtgaGGCGTGCATTTTCGCGCAGCGTCTCCAGCGCCCGCCTTTCCTGCGCAAGACCAAGCACGCGCCCCGCGGCGAAGAGAGCATTAGCTACACCTACCTCATTGTCTCGCGCGGCCAGCggccctcggccgtcgcctcggATATTGCCGTCGGCCGCGTTGGCAGTGTCGGTCGCGCAGAGgttgcgcgcctcgccgccaaggcggtCGGCCAcaccgagctgcgcgaggttgagggtggcggcgagtTTGAGATGGTCAGCGTGCCGGGTGACCGGGCagcgctggccgccgccgaagccgctTCCGCCGCCTCAcccgaggtcggtgaggccaaggacgagatggacgcgTCGCTGCGTGCCGAGGCGCATGGCTGGCCgcgtctcgtcgcgctcccgcTCAAGCGTAGCGGGCACGTCATCATCGATGCGTGCATGCCCAACGGcaacctcgagcgcctgACCGTCGCCCGCTCGCACGGCAAGCAGGTGtaccacgacgcgcgcaagACCAACTGGGGCGACTTGTGGCCCCACCAGCCCAAGGGCAAGTCGgtcgtgcgcgagcgcggcctccgCCTGCTCACCAAGACCCCGCCGGTCGAGGTGTCCGACATGGACCAGATGATCAAGGCGgtcgagggagaggaggccgacgaggccgacgagatggtggcgatggacgaggcggaggacgcTTCGGACAAGGAGACCGGCGTGtttgccgaggccgaagctGAGGCCGGGGAGGATGTCAAGCCCAtgtcggacgccgagctcgacgcgctcctcaagTCGCTCGGCGTGGACAGCAAGGTCACTGCCGAGTTGgtcgagtcggacgacggcgacgtgccgGACATTGACTTTTTGGACATCCTGGAGGGCGCCAGTcccgacggcaccgaggcgcCAGCACCCCGCACGCGCGGGCGCATCAGGCCTGGCCGCATGGGCCGAACAGCCCGCCCGACGGTCCCGCCTACGACCGCGCCGGGATCGGGACAGAAGCGCGAGATGTCTGCGCGgcccgccgagtcgaccggCCGGCCAAAGGTCACCGTCTCGACGCTGCAGAAGCTGCACGATGCCGGCACCCCAATCACCATGCTCACGGCGTACGACTACCCCACCGCCCTGGTTTCCTCTCGCGCCGGAATCGACATCCTGCTCATCGGCGACAGCATGGCGcaggtcgcgctcggccaccACACAACCGTGCccctcacgctcgacgacatgaTCTACCACACGCGCGCGGTCGTGCGTGctgccagcgccgcgagcggcggctcaggcgtgcccggcgccggcgggcccttcatcctcgccgacatgccGTTCGGgtacgccgagtcgagcgtgcgcgacggcgtgcttgcTGCTGTCCGGCTGCTCAAGGAGGGCGGGGCAGACGGCGTCAAGATcgagggcgggcgcgagctccTCCCGCTTGTCCAGCGCCTCACAGAGTCGGGCGTGCCCGTCATGCCCCACATTGGACtgcagccgcagcgcgccgcggcaacAGGGTACAAGGTGCAGGCcaagagcgcgagcgcagccgccgacctgctcgagaccgcgctcgagctgcaagaggccggcgcgttcggcctgctgcttgaAGCCATCCCACACCCCGTCGCGACTGCCATCTCCAAGCGCGTCGCCATCCCCACAATCGGTATCGGCGCAGGCCCGCACACCAGCGGACAGGTGCTGGTGCTGACTGACATGCTGGGCGTGTACGACATGCGGCCGACGCCACCAGAGGAGAtggacgagcccgaggcgcaCTCGGTCGGCGCGTTGGAGGGGCTCGctggcgacgcgctcccGCGCCCAGGCGCCCGACACGgggccgacgtcggcgtcatccCGCCCgctggcgaggtcgcgccgcccaaggCACCCAAGTTTGTGCGCCAGTTTGGcgctgtcggcctcgagacgcgccgcgcagtCGACGCGTACATCCGCGAAGTGCGCGCCCGCTCGTTCCCCGCTATTGGAAAGGAGACGTACGCCATGCCCAAGGACCAGCTCGAGGAGTTTTTACGCCTCATtgacgagaagaaggacgagtaGTTGCAATATATATATCTGTATCAGAAGCAAAACCCCATCATACCATCGCATAAAGGACTCGTAATGCATCTCATCGCTCTTGATACACACCGGTCCCATGCATACACACACATTCGGCCCTATGCTGATTGATCTATGATTGCTTGCGTCTTGACTAGTTGTTGGGACAGTTGTTCGCCCAGTGGCCTGCCTCGCCACATTTGTAGCACGCTGTGGGTCAGTTAGTGAAGGGTCTGGCCAACTCACCATCACTGCCACCTCCGTTGTCACGTCCCCCGCGGCTGGCCCCTcccctgcccccgccgccgccacgaccacCTTCACCATTGGGGCAGTTGTTCGCCCAGTGGCCGCTCTGTCCGCACTGGAAGCAGTCTGGAGTcagcctcgcggccgagacTTGCAACTTACCGCCACTCTGAGGGCCActgcccccaccaccaccaccaccgcctccacGACCGCCTCCACGACCGCCGGCCCCGCCAGATCGGCCGCCGTCACCGTTCGGACAGTTGCTGGACCAGTGGCCGTCCTCCCCGCATTTGAAGCACTCTACAAAGTCAGTTGCACCCGCATCACTTTGACTTACCGCCACTTTGGGGTCCTggtccaccgccgccacctccatTTGACCGCCCATTGGAGTTGCTCCGCTGGTTGGTTGACCGGGAGCGGGACGAGCCACCGCCTTCATTGGGACACGAATTGGACCAGTGGCCCTGCTCGCCGCACTTGAAGCACTCTAACGGTGTCAGCAGTGCGGAGCCTGGCACACACCTCCTACAgcgttgctgctgccattGGACGCAGCAGATCGTGGCCGCTTGGGCGCAGAGGTCGACCGAGAagggccaccaccaccactaccaccaccaccgcctctcGAGTCGTCGGACCATTCCTGCTAGTCAGTGACCACATATACCCGCCTCACGCACGAAGAACCCGCACTGCTCGCCTTGAGGCTTGGGGCAAGTGTAGAACTGCCGCCCGGCGTTGCTCGACGATGGTCCGGCCGTCCGCATGACTGCATCAGTACCACAGCCAcaggtcggcgtggcgctgTCATCGCCAGAGTCTGGCGGTCTCAGTaacggcgacgccgtgttTGAACACGCACCTGCTGTTTTACGTTTCCTGGACCCAGTACCAGCCGACGAGTTAgaccctcctcctcggcctcgcgtgCTGGTACCCCGGGTGGCAGCAGCCCCGCGGGCCCTTGTtccacggcctcgagcgcctccaCGACCGCCACCCCTCGGTGGCCCATCACtatcgtcgtcatcgtcgtcatcatcgtcgtcgtcaccatcgtttcctcgccctcgccctccggcaccgccgccacgccctccccgcccaccGCGTCCAGtaccaccgcctcgcgcacctcgtcctccgcggGAGCCTCGACCACCGCGAGCAGCGGCACGGAGCGCATCCTGCGCCTCTCCCTGCCCATGGAGATAGTTGTCCACCGATTCAACGACAGTTTGGAACTCGCGGCGGGCTTTCACAAACACCTCTTTGTATTCGTTGACACTGAGTTGGAGGACATCCCCCTTGGTCGACTGGCCCTCGCAGATGAGCTGCATGCGGTGCTCGGTCTGCCGAGTCAGCCGCTACCCAAGCCGGGCTTCTTACCTCTCGGCGTAGATGCGGTTTGCTGAGAGAGCGGTCGAATCCAATGGCATTGTAGCCCTCAACGAGGCCAATGCCCAGCTGCGAGGGCACAAGGTACTTCGtcttctgctgctgcttggcgaCAACATACCCGCGGTCTATGATCTTGGCAATGTGCTCGGCGATTGTTGCGTCCGTCCCGATACCGTTTTTATCCATGAGCCCGACGAGATCGGCTTCGGTGAGGAGATTTGGGCTTGTCGTGGTTCCCTCTTTCAATTCGCACGCCGTTGGCATGAACTCTTCGCCCTCCTCAAAGTCTGGGAGCGGGTTGCTAGTCCACTTGTCATAAGGGTAGACCTCGAGGTAGTTGCGCTGAAGCACAACGATGCCGCTGGTCGAGAAGAACTCGCCTGCGATCTGAATCTCGACCGTCGTCTGCTTGCCGATCGCATTGGTCGAGCACGAAGCGAGGAACCGGCGCGTGACCAGTTCATACACTCGGCGCTCGTCCGCGTCCAGGTTGTTGGCTGCGGCCGTCGGGTGAATAGGCGGATGTGCTTTGTCGTTCTTCCGACCGTTACGAGGTTTCTCAAaagcgccgtcgaggagcctGAATGCAGTGGTTAGGCGTTTGGATGGTCACACCCACTCACTTCTGGGCATACTCTCCCCACACATTGTCATACGTCTGCTTCCGAACAAGTGACTCAAAGTCAAAGTCCTTGTCGTACTGGTCAGTCTCTGTACGTGGGTAGCTCAAGAAGCCCTTTTGGTACAGCTTctccgcgaggtcgaggacccGTTTCGGCGCCAAGCCCAGGAGACGAGACCCAGACTGTTGTAGCTCGACCGTGGTCAATGGTAATGGCTTACTGAGGTGTGAGCTGGCGTGAGGCAAAGTGCTCACAATTTCGTGGTTGGCTTGGTCTCCACCTTGACCACCCTTGCCATCGGCCTCTCGACGCAGTCCTCGTACAGAAGAATGGCAATGCTGAGATCAAATAtgtggcctcggcgccaggtGAAGTTGACAGACGTTGTGGCACCTTCTTCGTCCTCGCTATCTCGTTCAATGGAGACGGCAATGTGCCAGAATTGCTCGGGCACGAAGGACTGCACGCGATTGTACTGGTCGACGACAAACCCGAGTGTTGGGAACTGGCAGGGGCCTGACTGTCAGCGTGTCTAGACCTCACAATACGCCTAACCATAACTGATCACACTGCCACCCTCTTCCTTGCTCAGCTCAGGAAACCGGGCCTGCAGCGCCAAGGTCATCATCCGAGTGAACGCCGCTCCCAGTCTGAGGTCGAGGTCCTGCCTTGTCTCTACGGCGTTGACCAGCCGCATGTCGAGATCGTTGGCCTGCCTACAAGCCTGGTGGATT
This window encodes:
- the panB gene encoding 3-methyl-2-oxobutanoate hydroxymethyltransferase, whose protein sequence is MLRGPISRAWRTPQQVRAARLGPIAASFSTSHTAAAQAYRTEKEATSSGDNEPLRGTVVPRLEIPTFDDSFEALIADVGDGPVRRLPRGKLSKARIKEINDAQQAEVAAQQQQRGIAELALAQPAGSSELNGREERLSPAALLGTKRIGMVTLPEPLVEAITDEIYGLESPKFVRTAFLDLLEKPKFKDQSPAKNSVSHSVAKASAFLPGQYAAVYNVLYELRQRIGADKFAEASFLEVSSALSPGLWATAEVFGADSTAAYTVVHKTRHGLDLIRKFADAYLPTAEVMNYVRDPNQVHGYNPTVAMSTFHLTTLPKPAARKTHLERLLETGADHIVLVDKANPEGWAAMSEAREFLLQQSSADSPLHITAPCPHENACPLVGGREACIFAQRLQRPPFLRKTKHAPRGEESISYTYLIVSRGQRPSAVASDIAVGRVGSVGRAEVARLAAKAVGHTELREVEGGGEFEMVSVPGDRAALAAAEAASAASPEVGEAKDEMDASLRAEAHGWPRLVALPLKRSGHVIIDACMPNGNLERLTVARSHGKQVYHDARKTNWGDLWPHQPKGKSVVRERGLRLLTKTPPVEVSDMDQMIKAVEGEEADEADEMVAMDEAEDASDKETGVFAEAEAEAGEDVKPMSDAELDALLKSLGVDSKVTAELVESDDGDVPDIDFLDILEGASPDGTEAPAPRTRGRIRPGRMGRTARPTVPPTTAPGSGQKREMSARPAESTGRPKVTVSTLQKLHDAGTPITMLTAYDYPTALVSSRAGIDILLIGDSMAQVALGHHTTVPLTLDDMIYHTRAVVRAASAASGGSGVPGAGGPFILADMPFGYAESSVRDGVLAAVRLLKEGGADGVKIEGGRELLPLVQRLTESGVPVMPHIGLQPQRAAATGYKVQAKSASAAADLLETALELQEAGAFGLLLEAIPHPVATAISKRVAIPTIGIGAGPHTSGQVLVLTDMLGVYDMRPTPPEEMDEPEAHSVGALEGLAGDALPRPGARHGADVGVIPPAGEVAPPKAPKFVRQFGAVGLETRRAVDAYIREVRARSFPAIGKETYAMPKDQLEEFLRLIDEKKDE
- the atB_0 gene encoding Efflux pump atB; its protein translation is MSRDVTHLPPSTTDPETASTNVGDGDGSSGASTSKLEDRQRPSQSTLAGPSLPEGCAYGTLAKVDGDGKEAETVIWVEFAPGSRDNPFFFSKWRKVSITACATFFTFMTAYTTTAYSISEESMCRDLGCNNLQFASGIALYAWGFGIAPLMLAPLSEEFGRRWTYATACFLFFILHLMMSLAKNMATVLIARFIIGCAGSVGATLVGGTISDIFIPAHRGLPMAMFGFCAVFGTGFGAVTMAWVEVEQHLGWRWIQWIQFIILGAFFPVCLVVMRETRATVILRRRAAKLRKERGLSDGGRYLARAEIDKVKFVTAMGQSMTRPLVFLATEPIVTFFSLWIALGWGVFYTQIAGIPYTYRKLHGFSTTQVGLVYLCICIGAIIGFAGNFIQEAIYRKRAAKRGVEARLYAPMVCGVLFAVGCYINGFTSIPSVHWIAPCIGLTCVLAAILIIYITSFTYLSECYGVYASSAIAGQSFARNVMGGAFSFLTAPMFNRLTVRWSLVMMGGFATLLAAVPFVAFVWGPQIRARSRYSKMLMAQEREQLDKERRARVSRGLDVHDAEDLEGDANERGEHELDEGQANALHLVPSVAEKIV
- the dpm2-1 gene encoding Dolichol phosphate-mannose biosynthesis regulatory protein, producing MGASDKLLGGAMLGVAAFVFVYYTTWALFLPFVSPDSGLHAAFPPREWATRGPALLLLLGLAGIGAFFAKVSAAEARKKAQAGKKV
- the osm1 gene encoding Fumarate reductase; the encoded protein is MSNAKVIVVGGGLSGLSAAHTVLERGGNVLLLDKNSFMGGNSTKATSGINGANTQAQQELGIPDTAAKFFADTKKSARDLARDDLIHVLTHRSGDAVNWLVERFGLDLSKVSRLGGHSEPRTHRGGAQFPGMTITYALMEKFEEIAAAHPERAVVHKKANVKKLIKEGDQVVGVEYEHKGQTHTEHGVVVLATGGYAADFTEDSLLKKYRPEYYDLPTTNGDHCTGDGHKMAMAVGAKGIDLEKVQVHPTGLVDPNEPDAKVKFLAAEALRGVGGLLIDNTGNRFVDELQHRDYVTNKMWENNKFPVRLVLNPTSSKEIEWHIKHYVGRGLMKHYKNGRDLAKDIGVSPDVLKKTFDDHNRYAKNPGSDPFGKKFFSGGEFNLDQEFNVALMTPVLHYTMGGLEIGTDAAVHGDNAKAIPGLFACGELAGGVHGANRLGGSSLLGCVVFGRVAGDSASSFLLHELTNDRAAGRLATVGNHILETKIRVSPDSKAVNLEFSWGGAGGASVSAPAPAAAPAAAAAPAAAAAPAAAAAPAAAPAPKSGEYTAEEVAKHNKPTDCWVIIDDEVLDVTDFLQDHPGGAKAILLYAGRDATEEFDMIHPKDVIKKYAPESIIGKLKK